In Micromonospora ferruginea, the sequence CGAACTGGTCCGCCCGATGCGCGCCGCCGAGGGCGGCCGGCTGCCGCGCGACGCCGACGCCTGGGGGTACGAGCCGCGCTGGTCTGGCGTGCGGGCGATGGCGTACGTCTCCGGCGGCCGGCTGCGGCTGCGCGACGGCGACGACGCGGACGTCACCGGCGCGTACCCCTGGTTGCGGGCGATGGCCGAGGAGCTGGCCCCCACCGAGGCGGTGCTGGACGGGGTGCTGGTGCGGATCGACCCGGCCGGGCGGCTGCATCCGCCGACCCGGCGCGACGGCCAGTTCCTCGCCGTCGACCTGCTCTGGCTGGAGGGCGTGTCGAGCCTCGACGTGCCGTACGCGCAACGCCGCGACCTGCTCGACGGTCTGGCGTTGGCCGGTCCGCACTGGCAGACTCCGCCGTGGTTCCCGGGAGTCGGCGCGGACGCCCTGCGGGCCGCCCGTGAGCAGGGGCTCCCGGGGGTGGTGGCGAAGCGCCTCGACTCCCGCTACGAACCGGGCCGGCGCAGCCGGCACTGGCTGAGCATCGACGCGAGCTGAGGACCACCGTGCACCTGACGCACCTGGAGTGCCCGCGCTGCGGCCTGGACCACCCGGCCGACAAGCTGCAGAACCTGTGCGGGTGCGGTTCCCCGCTGCTGGCCCGCTACGACCTGGCCATGGTGGCCGCCACGGTCACCCCGGAGCAGTTCGGGCTGCGCCCGGCCGACCTGTGGCGCTACCGGGAGCTGCTGCCGGTGGCCGATCCCCGGTTCGTGACCACGCTGGGCGAGGGCTGGACGCCGCTGTGGCACGCCCGGGCGTACGGCCACGAGATCGGGGTGGACGAGCTGATCGTCAAGGACGAGGGGCTGACGCCGACCGGGTCGTTCAAGGCGCGGGGCGCGGCGGTCGGCGTGAGCCGGGCCCGGGAGCTGGGCGTGGAGCGGATCGCCATGCCGACCAACGGCAACGCCGGCGCGGCCTGGGCGACGTACGCGGCCCGGGCTCAGATGGGCGCGACGATCGCCATGCCGTTGGCCGCGCCGACCATCTGCCGGCAGGAGTGCGTCGCCGCCGGGGCCGACCTGCGGCTGGTCGACGGCCTGATCGGGGACGCCGGCCGGGAGATCGCCGCGCTGGTGGCCGACTCGGGCGGGCGGGTCTTCGACGCCGGCACGCTGCGCGAGCCCTACCGGCTGGAGGGCAAGAAGACGATGGGCTACGAGATCGTCGAGCAGCTCGGCTGGCAGGTGCCCGACGTGATCATCTATCCGACGGGCGGCGGCGTCGGGCTGATCGGCATCCACAAGGCACTGCACGAGCTGCGCGAGCTGGGCTGGGTGGAGGACCGGCTGCCCCGGCTGGTGGCGGTGCAGTCGACCGGCTGCGCGCCGATCGTGCGCGCGTTCGCGGCCGGCGAGGCGCGGGCCACCCCGTGGGTGGACGCGCACACCGTCGCGTTCGGCATCACCGTGCCCGCCCCGCTCGGCGACGAGCTGATCCTGACCGCGCTGCGGGAGAGTTCCGGCACCGCGATCGCGGTGGACGACGCGGAGATCGTCGCCGACCTGCGCGACTTCGCCGCCCGGGAGGGGCTGCTGCTCTGCCCGGAGGGCGCGGCCTGCCTGACCGCGGCCCGGCACCTGCGCGCGGGTGGCTGG encodes:
- a CDS encoding DNA polymerase ligase N-terminal domain-containing protein, which codes for MADRLEDYRRKRDPARTPEPVPERSPRRRRPTGPAPRFVIQQHHARSLHWDLRLEHDGVLASWAVPRGLPRDPGRNHLAVHTEDHPMEYLTFAGEIPAGEYGGGRMTLHDTGTYRAEKWRDDEVVVVLDGERTKGRYVLFATGGRGRDWMVRRTDPAPPGWTPMPELVRPMRAAEGGRLPRDADAWGYEPRWSGVRAMAYVSGGRLRLRDGDDADVTGAYPWLRAMAEELAPTEAVLDGVLVRIDPAGRLHPPTRRDGQFLAVDLLWLEGVSSLDVPYAQRRDLLDGLALAGPHWQTPPWFPGVGADALRAAREQGLPGVVAKRLDSRYEPGRRSRHWLSIDAS
- a CDS encoding threonine synthase, whose protein sequence is MHLTHLECPRCGLDHPADKLQNLCGCGSPLLARYDLAMVAATVTPEQFGLRPADLWRYRELLPVADPRFVTTLGEGWTPLWHARAYGHEIGVDELIVKDEGLTPTGSFKARGAAVGVSRARELGVERIAMPTNGNAGAAWATYAARAQMGATIAMPLAAPTICRQECVAAGADLRLVDGLIGDAGREIAALVADSGGRVFDAGTLREPYRLEGKKTMGYEIVEQLGWQVPDVIIYPTGGGVGLIGIHKALHELRELGWVEDRLPRLVAVQSTGCAPIVRAFAAGEARATPWVDAHTVAFGITVPAPLGDELILTALRESSGTAIAVDDAEIVADLRDFAAREGLLLCPEGAACLTAARHLRAGGWIRPGERVVVLNTGAGIKYPGLV